From Raphanus sativus cultivar WK10039 unplaced genomic scaffold, ASM80110v3 Scaffold1651, whole genome shotgun sequence, the proteins below share one genomic window:
- the LOC108850113 gene encoding uncharacterized protein LOC108850113: MSFGSHSSHLPSDDPAGFHRSSDSSRPSFDQYNNPYYLHHHDHAGLQLVTDRLTSGADFHAWRRSVQMALNVRNKLGFVTGTVPKPSPDHPDAGSWSRCNDMVATWLLNSVSKKIGQSLLFISTAEGIWKSLLSRFKQDDAPRVFEIEQRISSIQQGSMDVSSYYTELITLWEEYKNYVELPLCTCGKCECGIAVLWERLQERSKVTKFLMGLNDSYEQTRRHILMLKPLPNMEDAFNIVAQDERQKTIKPAISTDPAIFYAQSQENVPPEFIAAYNAFRSKRPLCTHCGLLGHTVNKCYQIYGYPPGYRAPSNSGYRPPSGPRPNVPQAPSSGMRPLQQKNYQSPRPVQSQHQNQQYYPPNGSKDPLVAQIATDSSATDGSQPTSGAASYSQEGQHMLNQITSQLGSQQLSAPVPASVTSHGVMSSLSSAGPFSGLDDW; encoded by the exons ATGTCGTTTGGATCACATTCGTCTCACCTTCCGTCTGATGATCCAGCTGGATTTCACCGTTCGTCGGATTCTTCTCGTCCATCTTTCGATCAATATAACAATCCCTACTATTTGCATCATCATGATCATGCCGGACTTCAGTTGGTGACTGATCGTCTTACCTCCGGTGCCGATTTCCATGCTTGGCGACGCTCCGTTCAGATGGCTCTGAACGTTCGCAACAAACTTGGTTTCGTCACTGGTACGGTACCTAAACCTTCTCCTGATCATCCTGATGCTGGATCTTGGTCTCGTTGCAACGATATGGTCGCTACTTGGTTATTGAATTCTGTTAGTAAGAAGATTGGGCAGAGTTTGTTGTTTATCTCTACTGCTGAGGGCATTTGGAAGAGTCTTTTGAGTCGTTTCAAACAGGATGATGCTCCTCGCGTTTTTGAGATTGAACAACGTATTAGCTCGATTCAACAAGGTTCTATGGATGTTAGCTCTTACTATACAGAATTGATCACTCTTTGGGAAGAATACAAGAATTATGTGGAATTGCCATTGTGCACTTGTGGAAAATGTGAGTGTGGTATTGCTGTTTTGTGGGAACGTTTACAGGAGAGAAGCAAGGTCACTAAGTTTCTAATGGGTCTCAATGATAGCTATGAGCAGACTCGTCGTCATATTCTCATGCTCAAGCCGTTACCTAACATGGAAGATGCTTTCAACATTGTGGCTCAAGACGAACGTCAGAAGACTATTAAACCTGCTATCTCTACTGATCCTGCTATCTTTTATGCTCAGTCTCAAGAGAATGTGCCACCTGAGTTCATTGCCGCTTACAATGCCTTTCGTTCTAAACGACCTCTATGCACTCACTGTGGTTTGTTGGGGCACACTGTTAACAAGTGTTACCAAATCTATGGTTATCCCCCTGGTTATCGTGCTCCTTCTAACTCTGGCTATCGTCCTCCTTCGGGTCCTAGGCCTAATGTTCCACAAGCTCCTTCTTCTGGAATGCGACCTCTGCAACAGAAGAATTATCAATCTCCTCGTCCTGTTCAATCTCAGCACCAGAATCAGCAGTATTATCCTCCTAATGGTTCTAAGGATCCTCTGGTTGCTCAAATCGCAACAGATTCTTCTGCTACTGATGGTTCTCAGCCGACTTCTGGTGCTGCTTCTTACTCTCAGGAAGGTCAACACATGTTAAATCAGATCACATCTCAACTCGGTTCTCAACAGCTTTCAGCTCCTGTTCCAGCCTCAGTCACATCTCATGGTGTTATGTCCTCTCTTTCCTCTGCTG GACCTTTCTCAGGCCTTGACGATTGGTAG